Genomic DNA from uncultured Vibrio sp.:
TGTCAGCAGTACCGTGGAGAATAAGTAACGGAGCCTTAGTATCTGCATAGGATTGGCCCTCTGGCGTTTTGAGCCCGCCATGGAAAGTCACGAAGCCTTTAGCGTTCATGCCTGCTCTTGCCGACTCCAATACTGCCGCACCGCCAAAGCAATACCCCATCACAACGGTGTTGTCTAAATTACCGCCCAGTTTTCCTGCCTCTGCTAAGCTGGCACTCATTAACTGCCGCAATTTATCTCTGTCTTTATACAGTTCACCAGTGTGCTGCCTTTTATCTTCCACCTTGGTTGGTCGCACACCCTGGCCAAAGAGATCGGCAGCAAATACGTTGTACCCCATCTCATTGAGCATTTGCGCTCTCTTTTCTTCGTACTCGGTCAACCCGTCCCAGTCGTGGACCAACAAAACAAGAGGTGCATTATCGTCAACTTTCGCCCAATACCCTTCATAAGAAACATCGCCAACTTGGTAAACCACGTTCTCACCAGCGGAAAGAGAGCTGCTGCCAGCTGCAGCAAGAAGTGCTAACCCAATGAGCTTAATTTTCATACTCATTCCCTTTGTATTACGTGAATAATTGTCTAAGTAGATTAGTACATCCTCAAAAGGAACAGAGAATTAAGGATGATACTTTACGATTGGTTCAAGAGACTTGTACCAAAGTAGGTAACGAAAAGATCAAGTAAAACTCAACCATTGAAGCGATTAACATTGATAATCTAGGTCGAAGGGGCAGAGAGGCTTCTTTCTCGAGAACGACGAATGCAAGGAGGAGCCGGGCAATTTACCAATGCGAATCGCAATGTCGATGCGCTTTTCAAGCAAGTCAACGTAACCTTCGTTTAAAGAGAGATCCAATTCAATATCTGGATAACACTCATGAAATGCCCCTTGTCGAATAACAACCGGACTTCGC
This window encodes:
- a CDS encoding dienelactone hydrolase family protein gives rise to the protein MKIKLIGLALLAAAGSSSLSAGENVVYQVGDVSYEGYWAKVDDNAPLVLLVHDWDGLTEYEEKRAQMLNEMGYNVFAADLFGQGVRPTKVEDKRQHTGELYKDRDKLRQLMSASLAEAGKLGGNLDNTVVMGYCFGGAAVLESARAGMNAKGFVTFHGGLKTPEGQSYADTKAPLLILHGTADTAIPMSEFAQLADELEQNKVPHEMVAYGGAPHAFTVWESDRYRKDADEKSWRAFSGFLAANTK